A stretch of Streptosporangium album DNA encodes these proteins:
- a CDS encoding CoA transferase, whose translation MADDSIRDWARSGAVTLTGRADGPPLVPPGRAATTARELSERFAELTSVRLDGARLLSERAAYTGHRRRGAVSAGGSCRLLPTADGWAAVSCARPDDPALLGALTRTEVGDDPWPAVTRWLREHTGAEFAEYAGLLGIAGGPVRQHRNPCPLPKPMAPRPPAGLLVVDFSALWAGPLCAHLLSLAGARVVKVETPERPDGARRGNAEFYRLLHAGHRSVVLDPGDPRGRHALARLVDAADIVIEASRPRALAGFGLDADAAVAAGATWVSITAYGRARDRVGFGDDIAAASGLVAWDTDGTPLFCGDAIADPLTGLTAAVLAATAPADGSGMLWDVSMSDVVASALEPGVGPAAGTPGTRSLAARRRNGAWSVETPAGLVPVASPRQREVSDSGRVARSGEHTAEVLRELGIAVP comes from the coding sequence ATGGCCGATGATTCCATCAGGGACTGGGCCCGCAGCGGCGCTGTCACCCTGACCGGCCGCGCAGATGGCCCTCCTTTGGTACCGCCGGGCCGCGCCGCCACCACAGCTCGGGAACTGTCGGAGCGGTTCGCCGAACTCACCTCGGTCCGGCTGGACGGCGCCAGACTGCTCTCGGAACGTGCGGCCTACACGGGCCACCGGCGACGCGGAGCGGTGTCCGCAGGCGGTTCCTGCCGCCTACTGCCGACCGCCGACGGCTGGGCCGCGGTCTCCTGCGCCCGCCCCGATGATCCCGCGCTGCTCGGTGCCCTGACCCGCACCGAGGTCGGGGACGACCCTTGGCCCGCAGTCACCCGCTGGTTGCGGGAACACACGGGCGCCGAGTTCGCCGAGTATGCCGGACTGCTGGGTATCGCCGGTGGACCGGTGCGGCAGCACCGCAATCCCTGCCCCTTGCCGAAGCCCATGGCCCCACGTCCGCCGGCAGGCCTGCTGGTCGTCGACTTCAGCGCTCTGTGGGCCGGTCCGCTGTGCGCGCACCTGCTCAGCCTGGCGGGCGCAAGGGTCGTCAAGGTCGAAACACCGGAGCGGCCGGACGGTGCCCGCCGTGGGAACGCGGAGTTCTACCGGCTGCTGCACGCGGGCCACCGTTCGGTCGTCCTCGACCCCGGCGATCCTCGTGGACGGCACGCGCTGGCCCGTTTGGTCGACGCGGCCGACATCGTCATCGAGGCTTCCCGTCCGCGTGCGCTGGCCGGCTTCGGGCTCGACGCCGATGCCGCCGTGGCCGCCGGCGCCACCTGGGTCTCGATCACCGCGTACGGGCGGGCGAGGGACCGGGTCGGCTTCGGTGACGACATCGCCGCCGCAAGCGGCCTGGTCGCCTGGGACACCGACGGTACCCCGCTGTTCTGCGGCGATGCGATCGCCGACCCACTCACCGGGCTGACAGCGGCGGTCCTCGCCGCGACTGCCCCTGCCGATGGCTCAGGGATGCTCTGGGACGTTTCGATGTCCGATGTCGTCGCCTCGGCGCTGGAGCCCGGTGTCGGGCCGGCGGCCGGCACGCCGGGGACGCGCTCCCTGGCGGCCCGCCGAAGAAATGGCGCGTGGAGCGTGGAGACCCCCGCCGGCCTGGTTCCCGTCGCCTCTCCCCGGCAACGCGAAGTCTCCGACTCCGGACGAGTGGCCAGGAGCGGGGAGCATACGGCGGAGGTCTTGCGAGAGCTGGGGATCGCGGTGCCGTGA
- a CDS encoding Ldh family oxidoreductase translates to MKKLVEGAEMRLASVRYRGHDTLAIAVDGTSDQVAVVPADSGLPTSMTALAALGAGGLARLAAQLPDLPKAETADLQMLAPVPAPGKIVAIGLNYADHAAEGGHAIPESPTVFAKFPTAVLPHGGAITWDRAVTTEVDYEAELAVVIGTATRHVSEERALDHVFGYTCMNDVSARDLQRKDGQWVRAKSLDTFCPAGPWLVTADERGVETHGLMRLRSYVERIEAGGTAADPTIVICRESATTALMDGGNALGAVADTAAMELAIGKAADSGVGLVVVRNINHYGAAAYYSMMAAEKGMIGLSMTNVLALMAPTGGAQPLIGNNPLSLAFPGTSDPIVWDSAMSKSTWGRALLAAQRDEPLPSDAFLDQEGRPTTDPKAVFAGGSLLPIAGYKGYGLALCVALLTGVLGGWRFDAQISGRQPHEPGDNSALMGAIRVSDFLDGDTFARQVVEIARTLRTAPKQPGVDRIWLPGEKEAELARDRRMNGVPVQAAARDDIAALADRLGVTIDDRLRRSLQQ, encoded by the coding sequence GTGAAGAAGCTCGTGGAAGGAGCCGAGATGAGACTCGCCAGTGTTCGGTATCGCGGCCACGACACACTCGCCATCGCGGTCGACGGCACATCGGACCAGGTCGCTGTGGTGCCCGCGGATTCAGGGCTGCCCACATCGATGACCGCGCTCGCCGCGCTCGGGGCGGGCGGGCTCGCACGGCTCGCCGCGCAGCTGCCGGACCTGCCGAAGGCCGAGACCGCGGATCTGCAGATGCTGGCTCCGGTGCCGGCGCCGGGAAAGATCGTGGCGATCGGACTCAACTATGCCGACCACGCGGCGGAAGGTGGCCACGCGATCCCCGAGTCGCCGACCGTGTTCGCCAAGTTCCCGACCGCGGTGCTGCCGCACGGCGGCGCCATCACATGGGACCGCGCGGTGACGACAGAGGTCGACTACGAGGCCGAGCTGGCCGTGGTGATCGGTACGGCGACCCGGCACGTCAGCGAGGAGCGAGCGCTGGACCACGTCTTCGGATACACCTGCATGAACGATGTCTCGGCCCGGGACCTCCAGCGGAAGGACGGCCAATGGGTGCGAGCCAAGTCGCTGGACACGTTCTGCCCTGCGGGGCCCTGGTTGGTGACCGCCGACGAACGCGGCGTCGAAACCCATGGCCTCATGCGACTGAGGTCCTATGTCGAACGGATCGAGGCCGGCGGGACGGCAGCCGATCCGACGATCGTCATTTGTCGGGAGTCTGCGACGACGGCGCTGATGGACGGCGGCAACGCACTCGGTGCGGTCGCCGACACCGCGGCGATGGAGCTCGCCATCGGCAAGGCAGCCGACTCCGGGGTGGGTCTCGTCGTCGTGCGCAATATCAACCACTATGGCGCAGCCGCCTACTACTCGATGATGGCCGCCGAAAAGGGCATGATCGGGCTTTCCATGACCAATGTGCTCGCATTGATGGCGCCCACCGGGGGAGCCCAGCCCCTCATCGGGAACAACCCGCTTTCGCTCGCCTTCCCGGGCACGTCGGACCCGATCGTCTGGGACTCCGCCATGAGCAAATCGACATGGGGGCGGGCGCTGCTGGCCGCGCAGCGAGACGAACCTCTGCCCTCGGACGCGTTCCTGGACCAGGAAGGCCGGCCGACTACCGACCCGAAGGCGGTGTTCGCGGGCGGTTCCTTGCTTCCGATCGCGGGATACAAGGGCTACGGCCTGGCGCTGTGTGTGGCACTGCTTACCGGTGTGCTCGGCGGCTGGCGTTTCGACGCCCAGATTTCCGGACGGCAGCCGCACGAGCCGGGGGACAACTCCGCGCTCATGGGCGCGATCAGGGTGAGCGACTTCCTGGACGGCGACACCTTCGCCCGGCAGGTCGTTGAGATCGCGCGTACCCTACGCACGGCTCCGAAACAGCCCGGCGTGGACCGTATCTGGCTGCCGGGTGAGAAGGAGGCCGAGCTCGCCCGTGACCGGCGCATGAACGGGGTCCCCGTGCAGGCCGCCGCACGTGACGACATCGCCGCGCTGGCTGATCGCCTGGGTGTCACGATCGACGATCGACTCAGAAGGAGTCTTCAGCAATGA
- a CDS encoding enoyl-CoA hydratase — MTEHRFVKYEELDGGTIVRIMLNRPDTRNAQSRGLLVELNDAFLRAEADDNVRVVILGGVGPLFSSGHDIGSAEARAEYEVGGPQQHPSTKVNGGTRDGVERVMLQEWHHFFENTRRWRNLRKITIAQVQGTVFAAGLMLMWSCDLIVAADNVRFADVVGTRLGMCGVEYFAHPWEFGPRKAKELMLTGDSIDVHEAHQLGMVSKVFPVDELDDSALAFARRIAKLPTMTALLIKESVNQTVDTMGFYNALNSCFALHELNHAHWLVMTQGESLLATPEFGVPDWRSAPPVKPLVKDAAEAATP, encoded by the coding sequence GTGACAGAGCACAGGTTCGTCAAGTACGAAGAGCTGGACGGCGGAACGATAGTCCGGATCATGCTCAACCGGCCGGACACCCGGAACGCGCAGAGTCGCGGGCTGCTGGTCGAGCTGAACGACGCGTTCCTGCGGGCCGAGGCGGATGACAACGTGCGCGTCGTCATCCTCGGCGGCGTGGGTCCGCTGTTCTCGTCGGGACACGACATCGGTTCGGCGGAGGCACGCGCGGAGTACGAGGTCGGCGGTCCCCAGCAGCATCCGAGCACGAAGGTCAACGGCGGCACGCGAGATGGGGTCGAGAGGGTGATGCTGCAGGAGTGGCATCACTTCTTCGAGAACACCCGGAGATGGCGGAACCTGCGCAAGATCACCATTGCGCAGGTTCAGGGTACGGTCTTCGCCGCCGGGCTGATGCTGATGTGGTCCTGCGACCTGATCGTCGCCGCCGACAACGTCCGCTTCGCCGATGTGGTGGGTACCCGGCTCGGCATGTGCGGAGTGGAGTACTTCGCCCATCCTTGGGAGTTCGGGCCGCGGAAAGCCAAGGAGCTCATGCTGACCGGTGACTCGATCGACGTGCACGAGGCACATCAGCTCGGCATGGTGAGCAAGGTCTTCCCCGTCGACGAGCTCGACGACAGTGCGCTGGCTTTCGCTCGGCGCATCGCCAAGCTGCCGACGATGACCGCCTTACTGATCAAGGAATCGGTCAACCAGACGGTCGACACCATGGGCTTCTACAACGCGCTGAACTCCTGCTTCGCCCTGCACGAGCTGAATCACGCGCATTGGCTCGTCATGACGCAAGGGGAGAGCCTCCTGGCGACGCCCGAGTTCGGCGTCCCGGACTGGCGCTCGGCGCCACCCGTGAAGCCTCTCGTCAAAGACGCCGCGGAGGCGGCCACACCCTGA
- a CDS encoding Rieske (2Fe-2S) protein translates to MIIGRLLSRLGIRPGRRSRALPAAAPSGDLLADIGDLPALTANGTPAIVEVRTGVLVVVNRRGEVFAVDARCPHLGAPLTNAIVKRSTITCPSHWCRFDLRTGVSLPRPSSRLRCPPLRTFAVRVVGDRVLVHDEPA, encoded by the coding sequence ATGATCATCGGCAGACTCCTGAGTCGTCTGGGGATCCGACCCGGCCGGCGAAGCCGGGCCCTGCCGGCAGCCGCCCCCTCCGGCGACCTCCTCGCGGACATCGGTGACCTCCCGGCCCTGACGGCGAACGGAACCCCGGCCATCGTCGAGGTACGCACCGGAGTGCTGGTCGTGGTGAACCGCCGAGGAGAGGTTTTCGCCGTGGACGCCCGCTGCCCGCACCTTGGCGCCCCCCTGACCAACGCGATCGTGAAGCGTTCCACCATTACCTGTCCCTCGCACTGGTGTCGCTTCGACCTTCGTACCGGCGTGTCCCTTCCGCGTCCGTCGAGCAGGCTGCGCTGCCCGCCTTTGCGCACCTTCGCCGTCCGTGTGGTCGGAGACCGCGTCCTGGTACACGACGAACCCGCCTGA
- a CDS encoding enoyl-CoA hydratase/isomerase family protein, with protein MSDVPHLSIADVADGSAHGPLLDQAGAVRDPFVAVQLDDAVDPVTLDRAVKRARSCDRLLVGVVDGPLPPQTGELVSVLDLTLTGPDTQARRDCVTVPDPQTRLGLLYAAVVRNPHASVVLGSVLRTGEALPVSAALDLESFAYSALLGGPEFHRWLSARRQRPVPPAADDPITVKREEDRLLITLNRPERRNAYGRDVRDALVEALRLAVFDDTITMVVLNGAGPSFCSGGDLDEFGTTPDLVTAHLVRTRAGAGRLVHELAARIEVRVHGSCVGAGIELPAFAGAVIADPGTTFRLPEVSMGLIPGAGGTVSLPRRIGRWRTLDLALSGKAIDAATAMAWGLIDGLLPRE; from the coding sequence GTGAGTGACGTGCCGCATCTGTCCATCGCCGACGTGGCGGACGGTTCCGCCCACGGCCCGTTGCTCGATCAGGCTGGAGCAGTGCGCGATCCGTTCGTGGCTGTACAACTGGATGACGCTGTCGACCCGGTGACACTGGACCGGGCTGTGAAACGTGCGCGAAGCTGCGATCGACTGTTGGTCGGAGTCGTCGACGGGCCGCTGCCACCGCAGACCGGGGAGTTGGTGAGCGTGCTGGATCTGACCCTCACAGGTCCGGACACTCAGGCCAGGCGCGATTGTGTCACCGTTCCCGATCCGCAGACGCGGCTGGGTCTCCTGTATGCGGCCGTGGTACGCAATCCGCACGCCTCCGTGGTCTTGGGCAGCGTGCTCAGGACGGGGGAAGCGCTGCCGGTGAGTGCCGCGCTGGACCTGGAGTCCTTCGCCTACTCTGCCTTGCTCGGCGGGCCCGAGTTCCACCGCTGGCTCAGCGCCCGCCGTCAGCGACCCGTTCCTCCTGCAGCTGACGATCCCATCACGGTCAAGCGGGAAGAAGACCGCCTGCTGATCACGCTCAACCGTCCTGAGCGACGCAACGCCTACGGCAGAGACGTCCGCGATGCTCTGGTCGAAGCCCTCCGTCTCGCCGTGTTCGACGACACCATAACCATGGTGGTGCTCAACGGTGCCGGGCCGTCCTTCTGCTCCGGCGGCGACCTCGACGAGTTCGGCACCACCCCCGACCTTGTCACGGCTCATCTGGTGCGCACCCGCGCCGGTGCCGGCAGGCTCGTCCACGAGCTCGCCGCCCGGATCGAGGTGCGGGTTCACGGCAGCTGCGTCGGTGCCGGGATCGAGCTTCCCGCCTTCGCCGGAGCCGTGATCGCCGACCCTGGGACCACCTTCCGTCTGCCCGAAGTGAGCATGGGCCTGATACCGGGAGCGGGCGGCACCGTCAGCCTCCCCCGGCGCATAGGTCGCTGGCGCACCCTCGACCTGGCGCTGTCCGGCAAGGCCATCGATGCGGCAACCGCCATGGCCTGGGGACTGATCGACGGGTTGCTACCGCGCGAATGA
- a CDS encoding class I adenylate-forming enzyme family protein — protein sequence MNLALILQMAADGLHGRAAVGPKHNALSYTQLYEKAQRVSAWLAARGARRADLVGVNSEAVPLLLFGAALAGVPFVPLNYRLADDRLRALAGRTIPAVAVTDTSAVDRLSGIPGVEVVPRAEFLAVAGDESVSATRDWGGDPDDVAVLLFTSGTTGEPKAAVLRHRHLVSYVVSTVEFMGADSDEATLVSVPPYHIAGITALLSSVYAGRRVVQLPAFDAREWVRVARAEQVTHAMVVPTMLGRILDELGRDTLPALRSLSYGGGRMPAPVIERAMELLPHVDFVNAYGLTETSSTIAMLGPDDHRTAWASEDPAVRRRLGSVGRPVPSVELEICDAAGKPLPAGARGEIWVRGPQVAGEYLDRRAVRDHGWFPTKDEGCLDEAGYLFVEGRLDDVIVRGGENMSPGEIEDTLRAHPAVLDAAVVGLPDTEWGERVVAAVVLRAGTGATEEELRLWVRERLRSSRTPEHVTFRTALPYTDTGKLLRRELRAELVHEQETRFA from the coding sequence ATGAACCTTGCGCTGATCCTCCAGATGGCCGCCGACGGTCTCCACGGCCGAGCGGCGGTCGGACCGAAGCACAATGCGCTCTCGTACACGCAGCTGTACGAAAAGGCCCAGCGGGTGAGCGCCTGGCTCGCAGCACGCGGAGCGAGGCGGGCCGACCTGGTGGGAGTGAACTCCGAGGCCGTTCCCCTCCTGCTGTTCGGCGCGGCGCTCGCCGGAGTGCCGTTCGTTCCCCTCAACTATCGGCTGGCCGATGACAGGCTGCGGGCGCTCGCCGGCCGTACCATCCCGGCCGTGGCGGTCACCGACACGTCAGCTGTCGACAGGCTGAGCGGCATCCCGGGGGTCGAGGTCGTCCCACGTGCGGAGTTCCTGGCGGTGGCGGGCGACGAGAGCGTGTCGGCGACCCGCGACTGGGGCGGTGATCCTGACGACGTCGCGGTGCTGCTCTTCACCAGCGGCACCACCGGCGAACCCAAGGCCGCGGTGCTGCGGCATCGGCATCTCGTGTCCTACGTGGTCTCCACCGTGGAGTTCATGGGGGCGGACTCGGACGAGGCGACTCTGGTCAGCGTCCCGCCCTACCACATCGCGGGCATCACGGCCTTGCTGAGCTCGGTGTACGCGGGACGGCGAGTCGTGCAACTGCCCGCGTTCGACGCGCGGGAGTGGGTTCGCGTGGCTCGTGCCGAGCAGGTCACCCACGCCATGGTCGTCCCCACCATGCTGGGACGGATCTTGGATGAGCTGGGACGGGACACCCTTCCCGCCCTGCGTTCGCTGTCCTACGGCGGAGGGCGGATGCCCGCGCCGGTGATCGAACGTGCGATGGAACTGCTGCCGCACGTGGACTTCGTCAACGCGTACGGGCTGACCGAGACGAGCTCCACCATCGCCATGCTCGGACCGGATGACCACCGAACGGCCTGGGCGAGCGAGGACCCCGCCGTACGGCGGCGTCTGGGTTCCGTGGGGCGGCCCGTCCCATCGGTGGAGCTGGAGATCTGTGACGCCGCCGGGAAGCCGCTCCCAGCGGGCGCCCGCGGGGAGATCTGGGTGCGCGGCCCACAGGTCGCGGGTGAGTATCTCGACCGGCGGGCGGTGCGTGACCACGGCTGGTTTCCGACCAAGGATGAGGGCTGCCTTGACGAGGCCGGCTACCTGTTCGTAGAAGGACGGCTGGACGACGTGATCGTCCGTGGTGGCGAGAACATGTCGCCGGGCGAGATCGAGGACACACTGCGCGCACATCCGGCGGTCCTGGACGCGGCCGTGGTGGGGCTGCCGGACACCGAATGGGGCGAACGCGTCGTGGCGGCTGTCGTCTTGCGCGCGGGAACGGGCGCCACCGAGGAGGAACTCCGACTGTGGGTGCGTGAGCGGCTGCGCTCGTCCCGCACTCCTGAGCACGTGACATTCCGTACGGCCCTGCCGTACACGGACACAGGCAAGCTGCTCCGGCGTGAGCTGCGCGCGGAGTTGGTGCACGAGCAGGAAACGAGGTTCGCGTGA
- a CDS encoding DUF6907 domain-containing protein, whose protein sequence is MSLAWEDSDKAVVRCPHWCMLDHSTDNAILLHEGETHTLRVSRRYEPRMPESVDVRVVQYLAEEACPVWHPFVEIAHHVGGRYRIINLTPQEARRLAATLLACADQAEA, encoded by the coding sequence ATGTCGCTGGCGTGGGAGGACTCAGACAAGGCGGTCGTTCGATGCCCTCACTGGTGCATGCTGGATCATTCTACGGACAACGCGATCCTGCTCCACGAGGGCGAGACGCACACGCTACGGGTCTCCCGTCGATACGAGCCGAGAATGCCCGAGTCGGTCGACGTCCGCGTGGTGCAGTACCTGGCGGAGGAGGCCTGCCCGGTATGGCATCCGTTCGTCGAGATCGCCCATCACGTCGGCGGGCGATACCGCATCATCAACCTGACCCCGCAGGAAGCTCGCCGCCTCGCTGCGACACTCCTCGCCTGCGCGGATCAAGCAGAGGCTTGA
- a CDS encoding VOC family protein, translated as MFKIGKFFHAIHVVADLDRADIWYDQIFGGRRFYRGHLPVEKRDASLLVIADFCVEPMMSSRVPGAERTPVGRFYSRFGQRLHSLAWYVTDLPSLYERLRSAGIRVTGPGGTDMETGDFPGSLYTHPRDSHSLIEFVDMASLNGALRDPRLDPAYSPAYWRDEHPLGIERVSHMTVVVRDLHRATSFYAGTLDGDVVGHSDRTPAGTRSVYVAVGEDSIIELARPHSDDSLAGRDLAENGEIMHSVTFKVRDLAAAEQHLAANGVRIAERQGDDVVLHPDDCFGAVLRLTQGQTPGETDRPRP; from the coding sequence TTGTTCAAGATCGGCAAGTTCTTCCACGCGATCCATGTCGTCGCCGACCTCGACCGTGCCGACATCTGGTATGACCAGATCTTCGGAGGAAGGCGGTTCTACAGAGGGCACCTGCCCGTCGAGAAGCGGGACGCGTCACTTCTCGTCATCGCGGACTTCTGCGTGGAGCCCATGATGTCGAGCCGGGTGCCGGGAGCCGAGCGGACTCCGGTCGGGCGTTTCTACTCCCGCTTCGGTCAGCGTCTTCACTCGCTCGCCTGGTACGTCACCGATCTGCCCAGCCTGTACGAACGGCTCCGCTCCGCCGGCATCCGCGTGACGGGACCCGGCGGCACCGACATGGAGACAGGCGATTTCCCCGGATCGCTCTACACCCACCCCAGAGACAGCCACTCCCTCATCGAGTTCGTGGACATGGCATCGCTGAACGGCGCCCTCAGGGACCCTCGGTTGGACCCGGCATACTCCCCTGCGTACTGGCGTGACGAACATCCCCTCGGCATCGAACGGGTCTCCCACATGACCGTGGTCGTACGGGATCTGCACCGTGCGACCTCGTTCTACGCCGGCACACTCGACGGTGACGTGGTCGGACACAGCGACCGCACCCCTGCCGGAACGCGCAGCGTCTACGTCGCCGTGGGCGAGGACTCGATCATCGAACTGGCCCGGCCGCACTCCGACGACAGCCTGGCCGGCCGAGACCTCGCCGAGAACGGAGAGATCATGCACTCCGTGACCTTCAAGGTCCGCGATCTCGCGGCCGCCGAGCAGCACCTCGCGGCCAACGGCGTACGCATCGCCGAACGCCAGGGCGACGATGTCGTCCTCCATCCCGACGACTGCTTCGGGGCGGTACTCCGCCTCACCCAGGGGCAGACGCCGGGCGAGACAGACCGACCACGCCCATGA
- a CDS encoding Zn-ribbon domain-containing OB-fold protein yields the protein MAIYRGLDLMVGPTDSEHHGYFEAARQHKLVVQRCRGCGLLRGTIGAACPYCSALAWEWEQVSGKGVIYSYAIVAQAVHPAFRDAVPYPLVLVELDEQRAVPWRDGAEGELVSVRKIANLVRADDVTQPEDEKNVAIGMRVEVCFVDLDDDMALPQFRLTGEPPEHSPWRAD from the coding sequence GTGGCGATTTACAGGGGGCTCGACCTGATGGTGGGGCCGACCGACTCCGAGCACCACGGCTACTTCGAGGCCGCCAGGCAGCACAAGCTCGTCGTCCAGCGCTGTCGGGGCTGCGGATTGCTGCGGGGGACGATCGGGGCGGCTTGTCCGTACTGCTCGGCCCTCGCATGGGAATGGGAGCAGGTCAGCGGAAAAGGTGTGATCTACAGCTACGCGATCGTGGCCCAGGCTGTCCACCCCGCTTTCCGTGACGCTGTGCCGTACCCGCTCGTGCTCGTCGAACTCGACGAGCAACGCGCGGTGCCGTGGCGCGACGGAGCGGAGGGAGAGCTCGTCTCGGTGCGGAAGATCGCCAACCTGGTCCGGGCGGACGACGTCACCCAGCCCGAGGACGAGAAGAACGTCGCCATCGGCATGCGCGTGGAGGTCTGTTTCGTCGATCTCGACGATGACATGGCGCTGCCGCAGTTCCGGCTCACGGGCGAACCACCGGAGCACTCCCCGTGGCGAGCCGACTGA
- a CDS encoding thiolase C-terminal domain-containing protein, with protein sequence MSLRDKYCIVGVGETAYTRGSGRSTRSMGVEAIRNAMTDAGLGAEDVDGMLCYQVGDSTLSQTLATDLGIRLNFYTDTYGGGSSTETIIGLAIGAIEAGMCHTVAVFRSMNGYSALRMGGAPASGNPPPAKVNGSDLDSAPYGVSSPAQRFQFTFARHMYTYGTTSEQLANVKAVHSKHASNNPRAYYRKRVTVDDVMNSRWVVKPACHLLDCCIETDNATCVIVTSADRARNLRQRPVHVMSVAGRVNKPFQDPLAHYQCDPITRQAGYYAGRVAFRNAGVEPSDIQLTGCYDAFTFTPVLLFEGYGFCKEGEGGEYVSSGIIELSGARPNNTSGGQLCEGYTHGMNLVIENVRQLRHQADDFCPGWREGVHTHDYAEGGCRQVKDVEIAMNMGWGTPAVSSALILRR encoded by the coding sequence GTGTCTCTGCGGGACAAGTACTGCATAGTCGGGGTGGGCGAGACCGCCTACACCCGTGGGTCCGGGCGCAGCACTCGCAGCATGGGGGTGGAGGCCATACGCAACGCGATGACCGACGCCGGGCTGGGCGCCGAGGACGTCGACGGAATGCTCTGCTACCAGGTCGGTGATTCGACGCTTTCTCAGACGCTCGCCACCGACCTCGGAATCCGACTGAACTTCTACACCGATACCTATGGCGGGGGTTCCAGCACAGAGACCATCATCGGTCTCGCGATCGGCGCGATAGAAGCCGGGATGTGCCACACGGTCGCCGTCTTCCGCTCGATGAACGGATACTCCGCGCTGCGAATGGGAGGGGCTCCCGCGTCCGGCAATCCGCCCCCCGCCAAGGTGAACGGAAGCGACCTCGACAGCGCCCCTTACGGGGTCAGCAGCCCTGCCCAGCGTTTCCAGTTCACCTTCGCCCGGCACATGTACACCTACGGCACGACGAGCGAGCAACTGGCCAACGTGAAGGCGGTGCACAGCAAGCACGCTTCCAACAATCCGCGGGCGTACTACAGGAAGCGGGTCACGGTCGACGACGTGATGAACTCACGCTGGGTCGTCAAGCCCGCCTGTCACCTGCTGGACTGCTGCATCGAGACCGACAACGCGACGTGCGTCATCGTCACCTCGGCGGACCGGGCCAGGAACCTTCGGCAGCGCCCGGTTCACGTGATGTCGGTTGCCGGACGGGTCAACAAGCCGTTCCAGGACCCCCTGGCGCACTACCAGTGCGACCCGATCACCCGCCAGGCCGGCTACTACGCCGGCCGGGTCGCCTTCCGCAACGCTGGAGTCGAGCCCTCGGACATCCAGCTGACCGGCTGCTACGACGCGTTCACCTTCACCCCCGTGCTCCTGTTCGAGGGGTACGGCTTCTGTAAGGAGGGCGAAGGGGGCGAATACGTTTCCAGCGGCATCATCGAGCTCAGCGGAGCACGGCCGAACAACACGAGTGGCGGCCAGCTCTGTGAGGGCTACACCCACGGCATGAACCTGGTGATCGAGAACGTCCGACAGCTCCGGCATCAGGCCGACGACTTCTGCCCGGGCTGGCGTGAAGGCGTTCACACCCACGACTACGCCGAAGGGGGATGCCGCCAGGTGAAGGACGTGGAAATCGCGATGAACATGGGCTGGGGCACTCCCGCGGTCTCGAGCGCGCTCATCCTCAGGAGGTAG